In one Neobacillus sp. CF12 genomic region, the following are encoded:
- a CDS encoding MBL fold metallo-hydrolase, with product MTVNVMTSKEVTKKVFNKEKLFILDVRNESDFQVWKIEGENFDYFNIPYFELLDGVGGIMDKIPSDKEVLVVCAKEGSSIMVAEMLSDEGLTVSYLEGGMKAWSEHLEPVKVGDLKDGGEIYQFVRIGKGCLSYMVVSNGDAAIIDATRMTDIYLEFADSIGAKITHVFDTHLHADHISGGRNIAEKTGATYWLPPKDATEVTFAYQPLEAGELLEIGNVKINIHALYSPGHTIGSTSFIVDEKFLLSGDILFIDSIGRPDLAGLAQDWVGDLRESLYKRYRELSEELVVLPAHFMIIEELNEDGSVSEKLGTLYAKNHGLNIEDEDEFRKLVTENLPPQPNAYQEIRETNMGKINPDEEKQREMEIGPNRCAVR from the coding sequence ATGACTGTAAATGTAATGACTTCAAAAGAGGTAACGAAAAAAGTATTTAATAAAGAAAAATTATTTATTCTAGATGTTCGAAATGAGAGTGACTTTCAGGTTTGGAAAATTGAAGGAGAAAATTTCGATTATTTTAACATCCCTTATTTTGAATTGCTAGATGGTGTTGGAGGTATTATGGATAAGATTCCTTCTGATAAAGAAGTTTTGGTGGTGTGTGCGAAAGAAGGATCATCTATTATGGTGGCTGAAATGTTATCTGATGAAGGGCTTACTGTTTCTTACCTAGAGGGTGGCATGAAAGCTTGGAGTGAGCATTTAGAACCCGTAAAAGTCGGGGATTTGAAAGATGGCGGCGAAATTTATCAGTTTGTACGTATTGGTAAAGGATGTTTATCTTACATGGTTGTGTCGAACGGTGATGCTGCTATTATTGATGCCACTCGTATGACTGACATTTATCTTGAATTTGCTGACAGTATTGGGGCAAAAATCACTCATGTTTTTGACACACACTTACATGCGGACCACATCTCCGGTGGAAGAAACATTGCAGAAAAAACAGGCGCAACTTATTGGCTTCCTCCAAAAGATGCAACCGAAGTTACATTTGCCTACCAACCATTAGAAGCTGGGGAGCTTCTAGAAATTGGAAATGTAAAAATTAATATCCATGCCTTATATTCTCCCGGCCATACAATTGGATCTACTTCCTTTATTGTGGATGAAAAGTTCTTACTTTCAGGTGATATCTTGTTCATTGACTCAATCGGAAGACCAGATTTAGCTGGCTTAGCTCAGGATTGGGTGGGGGATTTAAGAGAAAGTCTATATAAACGCTACAGAGAACTTTCTGAAGAATTAGTGGTCCTTCCTGCTCACTTTATGATAATTGAAGAACTAAATGAAGATGGCAGTGTATCAGAAAAATTAGGAACATTATATGCTAAAAACCATGGCTTGAATATTGAAGACGAAGATGAGTTCAGAAAATTAGTAACGGAAAACTTACCACCACAACCAAATGCGTATCAAGAAATTCGTGAAACAAATATGGGAAAAATCAATCCCGATGAAGAAAAACAACGTGAAATGGAAATTGGACCAAATCGCTGTGCAGTTCGATAA
- a CDS encoding sulfurtransferase TusA family protein, protein MEANKVLDAKGLACPMPIVKTKKAMNELESGQVLEIHATDKGAKNDLAAWAKSGGHEVVKHEVENDVLKFWIKKG, encoded by the coding sequence ATGGAAGCAAATAAAGTTTTAGACGCAAAAGGGTTAGCATGTCCAATGCCGATCGTAAAGACAAAAAAGGCAATGAATGAATTAGAAAGTGGTCAAGTGTTAGAAATTCATGCGACGGATAAAGGGGCAAAAAATGACCTTGCGGCATGGGCAAAATCAGGCGGTCACGAGGTAGTGAAACACGAAGTGGAGAACGACGTTTTGAAGTTCTGGATAAAAAAAGGTTAG
- a CDS encoding response regulator transcription factor: MQNNWAYLLDLFCYRHGFAGQIYDSQGNELFPIINYSVAHQKTMEIYGDNVNQEFCLPIIQQFKSLTDPVVLRSKFILRPNIILYPFTVDNQKYFLFSGFYLCEGEKEWLLENTIETPWRFYLDTLETFTNAEEQNMIHEIGRLVQLLTNQGSQSPLEAVSDQTNEALTEREYQVFVLLVRGLTNKEIASSLFISENTVKSHVRKLLQKKNVDDRRKLIILHSENDPSNT, from the coding sequence TTGCAAAATAATTGGGCTTATTTATTAGATTTATTTTGTTATCGTCATGGATTTGCGGGACAAATTTACGACTCACAAGGAAACGAACTATTTCCAATTATTAATTATAGTGTCGCACATCAGAAGACAATGGAAATCTATGGCGACAATGTGAACCAGGAATTTTGCCTCCCAATTATCCAGCAATTTAAATCATTAACAGATCCAGTGGTTTTAAGGTCGAAATTTATTCTTCGACCAAACATCATTCTGTATCCGTTTACAGTCGATAATCAGAAATACTTTTTGTTTTCAGGATTCTATTTATGCGAAGGTGAAAAGGAATGGCTCCTTGAGAATACGATAGAAACCCCTTGGAGGTTTTATTTAGATACATTGGAAACGTTCACAAATGCTGAAGAGCAGAATATGATTCATGAAATCGGCAGGTTGGTTCAACTATTAACAAATCAAGGAAGCCAAAGTCCATTAGAGGCAGTTTCGGACCAGACTAATGAAGCACTAACAGAACGCGAGTATCAAGTATTTGTACTTTTAGTAAGGGGATTGACCAATAAAGAGATTGCCAGCAGCCTATTTATTAGTGAAAACACAGTGAAGTCCCATGTGCGGAAACTATTGCAAAAGAAAAATGTGGATGATCGACGAAAATTGATTATCTTGCATTCTGAAAATGATCCGTCCAATACCTGA
- a CDS encoding rhodanese-like domain-containing protein has protein sequence MKAITAKEVEQLLNEGKELNIIDVREVDEVAGGKIPGAINIRLGLLEFRMHELDKSKEYIMVCRSGARSGQASQFLEYQGFNVINMTGGMMSWEGKVE, from the coding sequence ATGAAAGCAATAACTGCAAAAGAAGTTGAACAATTACTAAATGAAGGAAAAGAATTAAATATTATTGATGTTCGTGAAGTAGATGAGGTAGCAGGTGGAAAGATACCTGGTGCTATAAACATTCGCTTAGGATTATTGGAGTTCCGTATGCATGAATTAGATAAATCAAAAGAATATATCATGGTTTGCCGGTCTGGAGCTAGAAGTGGTCAGGCATCACAATTTCTTGAGTATCAAGGTTTTAATGTAATTAATATGACGGGTGGAATGATGTCCTGGGAAGGGAAAGTAGAATAA
- a CDS encoding sulfite exporter TauE/SafE family protein, giving the protein MDIGFIITIFLIGFIGSYISGMLGIGGSIIKYPMLLYIPPIFGLAAFSAHEVSGISAVQVFFATIGGVWAYRKGGYLNKTLIGYMGASILVGSFVGGFGSRLMSEGGINLVYGILALIAAVMMFVPKKGIDDIPLDQVKFNKWLAASLALIVGIGSGIVGAAGAFLLVPIMLVVLKIPTRMTIASSLAITFLSSIGATVGKITTGQVEILPSVIMIIASLIASPLGAMAGKKVNTKILQVVLAFLILATAIKIWMDIL; this is encoded by the coding sequence ATGGATATTGGCTTTATTATAACTATTTTCTTAATTGGTTTTATTGGTTCATATATATCTGGAATGTTAGGAATAGGCGGTTCTATTATTAAATATCCGATGCTTTTATATATTCCGCCTATATTTGGTTTAGCAGCATTTAGTGCCCACGAAGTATCAGGGATAAGCGCTGTTCAGGTGTTTTTTGCAACAATCGGTGGTGTTTGGGCGTACCGTAAAGGTGGCTACCTAAATAAAACTCTAATAGGATATATGGGAGCCAGCATTTTAGTTGGTAGTTTTGTTGGCGGTTTTGGTTCAAGGTTAATGTCAGAGGGCGGAATTAATTTAGTTTATGGGATATTAGCATTAATAGCCGCTGTCATGATGTTTGTTCCGAAAAAAGGAATTGACGATATCCCATTAGATCAAGTGAAGTTTAATAAATGGCTGGCAGCATCACTGGCATTAATTGTTGGAATTGGTTCCGGAATCGTTGGAGCAGCAGGAGCGTTTTTATTAGTTCCAATCATGCTAGTTGTATTAAAAATACCAACACGTATGACGATTGCTTCTTCATTGGCTATTACGTTTTTATCTTCAATTGGTGCCACTGTTGGAAAAATCACAACGGGACAAGTTGAAATTTTGCCTTCTGTAATTATGATTATTGCCAGTTTAATTGCCTCACCATTAGGCGCAATGGCTGGTAAAAAAGTAAATACCAAGATTTTACAAGTGGTATTAGCCTTTTTAATTTTAGCAACAGCTATAAAGATTTGGATGGATATTTTATAA
- a CDS encoding DsrE/DsrF/DrsH-like family protein: MTEKKKTTIVLLSGDYDKAMAAYIIANGAAAYDHEVTIFHTFWGLNALRKDESIAVEKGFLEKMFAKMMPRGADNMGLSRMNFAGFGPKLIKKVMKKHNALPLPQLIEMAQEQDVKLIACTMTMDLLGLKKEELLDNIEYAGVAAYLAEAEDGNVNLFI; encoded by the coding sequence ATGACAGAGAAGAAAAAAACAACAATCGTCTTATTAAGCGGTGATTATGATAAAGCAATGGCAGCTTATATTATTGCGAATGGTGCAGCAGCCTATGATCATGAAGTAACAATCTTTCACACTTTTTGGGGATTGAATGCTTTACGAAAAGATGAAAGTATTGCAGTTGAAAAAGGGTTTTTGGAGAAAATGTTTGCAAAAATGATGCCAAGAGGCGCTGATAACATGGGTCTATCAAGAATGAATTTTGCAGGTTTTGGACCTAAGTTAATTAAAAAGGTAATGAAGAAACACAATGCACTTCCTCTTCCTCAACTAATCGAGATGGCTCAAGAGCAGGATGTAAAATTAATCGCATGTACCATGACGATGGATTTACTAGGTCTTAAAAAAGAAGAGCTTTTAGATAATATCGAATATGCAGGAGTTGCAGCATATTTAGCAGAAGCTGAAGATGGTAATGTCAATCTGTTCATTTAA
- a CDS encoding CoA-disulfide reductase: MTKKVIIVGGVAGGATAAARLRRISEDVEVVLVERGEHISFANCGLPYYIGETIKDRSKLLVQTVKGMSERFNLDIRNLSEVLSINPENKYVTIKNLQTGEVYEESYDKLLLSPGARPIVPPIPGLNENTTLFTLRNIPDTDKIKNHFDNNNPKKAVVIGGGFIGIEMAENLVDRGIEVTLIEMANQIMAPIDFEMACILHTHLKEKGVHLILENGVQSFANRGKKIILSDGTEIQTDMTILSIGVRPENELAKTAGLELGERGGIVINDYLQTSNEDIYAVGDAVEVVDYIIGTKSMIPLAGPANRQGRIAADNMMGKKEKYQGTLGTSIAKVFDLTVAATGANEKTLKRLGVNYEVVHIHPSSHAGYYPGAAPIALKVIFDKETGKIFGAQAVGADGVDKRIDVIATAIKGGLTVEDLTNLELSYAPPFSSAKDPVHMAGYVATNIMKGELEHIQWHEVGQIVSEGGLLIDVREPMEREFGFIKESINISLNDLRNKLAEIPSDKTVYVSCQVGLRGYLASRILKNNGYHVKNVDGGWKTYSSVYGSNINKNIETKTNDLGETEVVVEKTNVVNVDSVVDVSGLTCPMPIIKLKKGTDSLESGQVIELHVTDRGALNDLPAWSSNAGHTLLKTEQEDKLIKFWIKKK, from the coding sequence ATGACTAAGAAAGTTATCATCGTAGGCGGGGTTGCAGGTGGAGCTACTGCAGCTGCCAGATTAAGAAGAATCAGTGAAGATGTAGAGGTCGTTCTAGTGGAACGTGGAGAACATATTTCTTTTGCAAACTGCGGATTACCATATTACATTGGTGAGACCATTAAAGATAGAAGTAAATTATTAGTACAAACAGTAAAAGGAATGTCGGAACGATTTAATCTTGATATTCGCAACTTAAGTGAAGTATTGAGCATTAATCCAGAAAACAAATACGTTACGATAAAAAATCTACAAACCGGCGAAGTATATGAAGAATCATATGACAAGTTATTATTATCTCCTGGAGCAAGACCAATCGTCCCTCCTATTCCTGGATTAAATGAAAATACAACTTTATTTACATTAAGAAATATTCCTGATACGGATAAGATCAAAAACCATTTTGATAACAATAATCCTAAAAAGGCGGTTGTCATCGGCGGTGGATTTATCGGGATTGAAATGGCCGAAAACCTCGTTGATAGAGGAATAGAAGTTACTCTAATTGAAATGGCCAATCAAATTATGGCGCCAATTGATTTTGAAATGGCGTGTATTTTACACACTCATTTAAAAGAAAAAGGTGTTCATCTAATCTTAGAGAATGGCGTTCAATCGTTCGCGAATCGTGGCAAAAAAATTATCCTTTCAGATGGAACGGAAATCCAAACAGATATGACCATTCTTTCAATCGGTGTTAGACCAGAAAATGAATTAGCAAAAACAGCAGGACTGGAGTTAGGTGAGCGTGGAGGAATTGTTATAAATGACTACCTTCAAACTTCTAATGAAGATATTTATGCAGTTGGAGATGCAGTAGAAGTAGTCGATTACATTATTGGTACAAAATCAATGATTCCACTTGCTGGTCCTGCTAATCGACAAGGGCGTATAGCTGCCGATAACATGATGGGCAAAAAAGAGAAATACCAGGGAACATTAGGTACCTCGATTGCAAAGGTATTTGACTTAACTGTAGCTGCAACAGGAGCCAATGAGAAAACATTAAAGCGTTTAGGTGTTAACTATGAGGTTGTTCATATTCATCCAAGTTCTCATGCGGGATATTATCCAGGAGCGGCACCGATTGCATTAAAAGTAATCTTTGATAAAGAAACAGGAAAGATCTTTGGTGCACAGGCAGTAGGTGCAGATGGCGTTGACAAACGAATTGATGTTATTGCCACAGCTATTAAGGGTGGATTAACGGTAGAAGATTTAACGAATTTAGAATTATCTTATGCACCGCCATTTTCATCAGCAAAAGATCCAGTCCATATGGCAGGTTACGTGGCAACGAATATCATGAAGGGTGAATTAGAACATATCCAATGGCATGAGGTTGGTCAAATTGTATCAGAAGGTGGACTTTTGATCGATGTTCGTGAACCAATGGAACGTGAATTTGGTTTTATTAAAGAATCTATTAATATCTCCCTAAATGACCTAAGAAATAAATTAGCTGAAATCCCAAGTGATAAGACAGTTTATGTAAGCTGCCAAGTAGGATTAAGAGGCTATTTAGCAAGTCGGATTCTTAAAAATAATGGTTACCATGTTAAAAATGTGGATGGCGGCTGGAAAACCTATTCGTCTGTATATGGAAGCAATATAAATAAAAATATTGAAACGAAAACAAACGACCTAGGTGAGACAGAGGTAGTTGTAGAAAAAACAAATGTAGTAAATGTAGATTCTGTTGTAGATGTTAGTGGTTTAACGTGTCCAATGCCGATAATAAAATTAAAAAAAGGTACCGATTCATTGGAAAGCGGACAAGTCATAGAACTTCATGTAACAGACCGTGGTGCTTTAAATGATCTTCCAGCATGGTCAAGTAATGCAGGACATACCCTTTTAAAAACAGAACAAGAAGATAAACTCATAAAATTCTGGATTAAAAAGAAATAA
- a CDS encoding metal-sensitive transcriptional regulator, producing the protein MDYNDQIKNRVKRIEGQLRGILRLMEEEKDCKDVITQLSAARTAIDRTIGVIVSSNLVECVKKADETHERSAEELIKEAVDLLVKSR; encoded by the coding sequence ATGGACTATAATGATCAAATAAAAAATAGGGTGAAACGTATCGAAGGACAGCTTAGAGGAATATTACGATTAATGGAAGAAGAAAAGGATTGTAAAGATGTTATTACTCAGTTATCTGCAGCTAGAACAGCAATTGATCGTACAATAGGAGTAATTGTAAGTTCAAATTTAGTCGAGTGTGTTAAAAAAGCAGATGAAACGCATGAAAGAAGTGCAGAAGAATTAATCAAAGAAGCAGTAGACCTATTAGTAAAAAGTCGATAA
- a CDS encoding Glu/Leu/Phe/Val dehydrogenase, giving the protein MGEVGVTERNTEQKSDESLNLLTSTQIVIKEALDKLGYTDEMYQLLKEPLRMLTVRMPVRMDDGSTKIFTGYRAQHNDAVGPTKGGVRFHPEVDEDEVKALSMWMSLKCGIVDLPYGGGKGGIICDPRTMSMGELERLSRAYVRAISQIVGPTKDIPAPDVYTNSQIMAWMMDEYSRLREYDSPGFITGKPLVLGGSHGREKATAQGVVICIEEAAKKRRITIKGARVVVQGFGNAGSFLAKFMHDAGAKVIGISDAYGALYDPDGLDIDYLLDRRDSFGTVTTLFDNTITNEELLELDCDILVPAAISNQITTANAHNIKASIVVEAANGPTTLEGTKILSDRGILLVPDVLASSGGVTVSYFEWVQNNQGYYWSEEEVNEKLRKVLVQSFNNVYETSKRWNINMRLAAYIVGVRKISEASRFRGWV; this is encoded by the coding sequence ATGGGAGAAGTAGGGGTAACAGAGCGCAATACAGAACAAAAGTCAGATGAGTCTTTGAACCTTTTAACATCAACACAGATTGTGATAAAAGAAGCCTTAGATAAATTAGGGTATACAGATGAGATGTACCAACTATTAAAAGAACCATTGAGAATGCTGACTGTTCGTATGCCTGTTAGAATGGATGACGGGTCGACTAAAATATTCACTGGATATCGCGCTCAGCATAATGATGCTGTTGGACCGACAAAAGGCGGAGTTCGTTTTCATCCAGAAGTAGACGAGGACGAGGTTAAGGCATTGTCGATGTGGATGAGTTTAAAATGCGGCATCGTCGACCTACCATATGGAGGCGGAAAAGGCGGTATTATTTGCGACCCAAGAACGATGTCAATGGGAGAACTTGAGCGGCTTAGCAGAGCTTATGTTCGGGCAATCAGCCAAATTGTAGGACCTACAAAGGACATACCTGCTCCAGATGTTTATACAAACTCACAAATTATGGCGTGGATGATGGATGAATACAGCAGGCTTCGTGAATACGATTCGCCTGGATTCATTACAGGGAAACCACTTGTACTTGGCGGCTCGCATGGCCGTGAAAAGGCGACCGCACAAGGAGTTGTCATATGCATTGAGGAAGCTGCAAAAAAACGTAGAATTACGATCAAAGGAGCTCGGGTGGTCGTTCAAGGGTTTGGGAATGCAGGGAGCTTTTTAGCAAAATTTATGCATGATGCAGGTGCAAAGGTCATTGGGATATCTGATGCTTATGGTGCGCTTTATGATCCAGATGGTTTGGATATTGATTACTTATTAGATCGTAGAGATAGCTTTGGAACGGTAACAACATTGTTTGATAACACGATTACAAATGAAGAGTTACTCGAGCTTGACTGTGATATTCTAGTTCCAGCTGCAATTTCCAACCAGATTACCACAGCTAATGCACATAATATCAAAGCTTCGATTGTTGTCGAGGCAGCAAACGGCCCAACAACCCTAGAAGGGACTAAAATACTTTCTGATAGAGGAATACTGTTAGTGCCGGATGTTTTAGCGAGTTCAGGAGGAGTAACTGTTTCCTATTTTGAATGGGTTCAAAACAACCAAGGCTACTATTGGAGTGAAGAAGAAGTTAATGAAAAGCTTCGTAAGGTGCTCGTCCAATCGTTTAATAATGTTTATGAAACATCCAAGCGATGGAATATTAATATGCGTTTAGCCGCATATATAGTAGGTGTTCGTAAAATATCTGAAGCATCAAGGTTTAGAGGCTGGGTATAA
- a CDS encoding sulfurtransferase TusA family protein, whose product MNNMKANVILDAKGLACPMPIVKTKKKMSELEAGQVLEVQATDKGSKADLKAWSESTGHHYLGTLEEGDVLKHYIRKSSGDESIERKHQNVVNNNELEMKLAANENIVVLDVRETAEYAFNHIPNAISIPLGELEKRIGELDKSKEIYVICRTGSRSDLAAQKLAEKGFTKVINVIPGMSKWSGKTTTL is encoded by the coding sequence ATGAATAACATGAAAGCTAATGTAATATTAGACGCAAAGGGATTAGCATGTCCTATGCCAATTGTTAAAACAAAGAAGAAAATGAGTGAATTAGAGGCTGGTCAAGTATTGGAAGTGCAAGCAACAGATAAGGGGTCCAAAGCTGACTTAAAAGCTTGGTCTGAAAGCACAGGTCATCATTATTTAGGCACGTTGGAGGAAGGCGATGTATTAAAGCATTATATAAGGAAGTCATCTGGTGATGAATCAATTGAAAGAAAACATCAGAATGTCGTTAATAATAATGAACTCGAAATGAAACTTGCTGCAAATGAAAATATTGTGGTTCTGGATGTTAGGGAAACAGCAGAATATGCTTTTAATCATATTCCAAATGCTATCTCTATTCCTTTGGGTGAACTTGAAAAACGTATAGGTGAGTTAGATAAATCAAAAGAAATATATGTTATTTGCCGGACAGGAAGCCGCAGTGACCTGGCTGCACAAAAGCTAGCAGAAAAGGGATTTACTAAAGTTATTAACGTAATACCAGGAATGAGTAAATGGTCCGGGAAAACAACTACACTATAG
- a CDS encoding YdhK family protein has product MVKTKLTTLFLLTLILAVILAACSNDSQENEQANVEQGEKTEDQKNTSSEGHNGGHEGMNHSGSGEVPKALKEAENPSFKVGSQAIIKSDHMEGMKGAEATIVGAYDTTVYTISYTPTNGGERVTNHKWIIHEEIKDAIDQPYKTGDEVSVKADHMEGMDGVTAEIDSAEQTTVYMVDFTSTTSGEKVTHHKWVTESELSAK; this is encoded by the coding sequence ATAGTGAAAACAAAACTTACTACCCTATTTCTTCTAACCTTGATCCTTGCTGTAATTTTAGCAGCATGTTCCAATGATAGTCAGGAGAACGAACAAGCAAATGTTGAACAGGGTGAGAAAACAGAAGATCAGAAAAATACTAGCAGCGAAGGTCATAATGGTGGCCATGAAGGTATGAATCATTCAGGCTCAGGGGAAGTTCCAAAAGCATTAAAAGAAGCAGAGAATCCTTCCTTCAAAGTTGGTAGTCAAGCTATTATAAAATCTGACCACATGGAAGGAATGAAAGGCGCAGAAGCAACAATCGTAGGTGCTTATGATACAACTGTATATACAATCTCTTACACACCAACAAATGGCGGAGAAAGAGTTACAAATCACAAATGGATCATTCATGAAGAGATTAAAGATGCAATTGACCAACCCTATAAAACAGGTGATGAAGTTAGCGTAAAGGCTGACCATATGGAAGGTATGGATGGTGTAACAGCTGAAATAGATTCCGCTGAGCAAACGACTGTTTACATGGTTGATTTCACTTCAACCACAAGCGGTGAAAAAGTGACCCATCACAAATGGGTAACTGAAAGTGAACTTTCAGCTAAATAA
- a CDS encoding rhodanese-like domain-containing protein, with protein sequence MDYINYVFIALFILFIVYRFMPTKGVRNISIAELKNELKDKNKLFVDVRTPGEFKGNHIRQFKNIPLNLLAQKAEKELSKDKEVIVICQSGMRSAQASKILKKSGYMKVTNVKGGMNAWS encoded by the coding sequence TTGGATTATATAAATTACGTATTCATTGCACTTTTCATATTATTTATTGTATATCGTTTTATGCCAACGAAAGGTGTACGAAATATTTCAATTGCAGAATTAAAAAATGAATTAAAGGATAAAAATAAACTGTTTGTAGATGTGAGAACACCTGGAGAATTTAAAGGAAATCACATTAGACAATTTAAGAATATTCCCCTTAATTTACTTGCACAAAAAGCAGAAAAAGAACTTTCAAAGGACAAAGAAGTCATTGTTATTTGTCAAAGCGGAATGAGAAGCGCACAAGCAAGTAAGATATTAAAAAAATCAGGCTATATGAAAGTAACAAACGTAAAAGGCGGCATGAATGCTTGGTCATAA
- a CDS encoding rhodanese-like domain-containing protein, which translates to MELVPKDIEMYLSEEAKQLIDNKEVVVLDVRTPEEYQEEHIPNAILLPLQELENKLNDLDKEETYIVVCRSGNRSTQASEILINNKFTNINNLTGGMNNWSYEIEN; encoded by the coding sequence GTGGAATTAGTTCCGAAGGATATAGAAATGTATCTCTCAGAGGAAGCAAAGCAACTCATCGACAACAAGGAAGTAGTTGTGCTAGATGTTAGAACCCCTGAAGAGTATCAAGAAGAACACATCCCTAATGCAATCTTACTACCACTACAAGAATTAGAAAATAAATTGAACGATTTAGATAAAGAAGAAACCTATATAGTGGTTTGCCGCAGCGGAAATCGCTCTACTCAAGCTAGTGAAATATTAATAAATAATAAATTTACTAATATTAATAACTTGACCGGCGGTATGAATAACTGGTCATATGAAATTGAAAATTAA
- a CDS encoding L,D-transpeptidase family protein: protein MGSTLKETREEIHKQRVNSFKRFAKRMFITTGIIIIIALIFAVISYFQADNFNEHVKINGIEVSGLNADQALKKLKASVLKNEVYVGQLQILDGKDSKMKFTDKDLPGVKKLLRSQRTFFPSSKAKNYSLMPNKLDQYQTQSMKKQVEEKLISINKSLKAPQDAEAHLEQGKIVVSKSISGEQYDIDSLLMDYEKQEYTSEIRLNPVYIQPIKEDSSIVKNERKKLKELLQRTLDYKVQDQVYTLKASDLIKNASVSKKMKVKIDAGDIKNKIAEINSFQSTLDKNFKFKTHSGTVIMVKGQGYGWALDVDKETKQIQAAFEKEVKSISASNIIGHGWSNEGYGYETTTNNGIGETYAEVSIAEQRIWLYKNGKLVVTTNVVTGKHSTGEDTSKGVWYILFKRTPHTLKGSHVGSGAYEIKVNYWAPFTNSGQGFHDAGWRTNWSSNAFLTKGSGGCVNIPSSVMKTVFDNLSTYEPVVIY from the coding sequence ATGGGAAGTACACTAAAAGAAACAAGGGAAGAAATTCATAAACAACGGGTAAACTCATTTAAAAGGTTTGCAAAAAGGATGTTTATTACAACAGGTATAATCATTATTATTGCACTCATATTTGCGGTAATCAGCTATTTCCAGGCAGACAACTTTAATGAACATGTCAAGATTAATGGCATAGAAGTCAGTGGACTGAATGCTGATCAGGCACTAAAAAAATTAAAAGCATCTGTATTAAAAAACGAAGTCTATGTAGGACAACTACAAATTTTAGATGGAAAAGATTCGAAGATGAAATTTACTGATAAAGATCTGCCAGGGGTCAAAAAATTATTAAGAAGCCAGCGGACGTTTTTTCCTTCCTCAAAAGCAAAAAATTATTCGTTAATGCCAAACAAACTAGATCAGTATCAAACCCAGTCGATGAAAAAACAAGTTGAAGAAAAGCTTATATCTATAAATAAGAGTTTAAAAGCGCCACAAGATGCGGAGGCTCATTTGGAACAAGGTAAAATTGTCGTCTCAAAAAGCATTAGCGGGGAGCAGTATGATATCGACAGTCTATTAATGGACTACGAGAAGCAGGAATATACTAGTGAAATCCGTCTGAATCCTGTATACATACAGCCAATCAAAGAGGACAGTTCGATTGTAAAAAATGAACGAAAAAAGCTGAAGGAACTCCTTCAACGAACCCTTGATTATAAGGTGCAAGATCAAGTTTATACGTTAAAAGCCAGCGATTTAATTAAAAATGCCTCTGTGTCAAAAAAAATGAAGGTTAAGATTGATGCTGGTGATATTAAAAATAAAATTGCAGAAATTAATAGTTTTCAATCTACATTAGATAAAAACTTCAAATTTAAGACCCATTCAGGTACAGTCATAATGGTTAAGGGACAAGGCTATGGCTGGGCATTAGATGTGGACAAAGAAACAAAACAGATTCAGGCAGCTTTTGAAAAAGAAGTAAAATCAATTTCTGCTTCTAATATTATCGGACATGGCTGGAGTAACGAAGGCTACGGTTATGAAACGACAACGAACAATGGCATTGGCGAAACGTATGCCGAAGTGTCGATTGCAGAACAGCGTATTTGGCTTTATAAAAATGGAAAATTAGTAGTCACAACGAATGTCGTGACCGGTAAACACAGCACCGGTGAAGATACATCAAAAGGAGTGTGGTATATCCTCTTCAAACGAACACCACACACGCTCAAGGGCTCCCATGTTGGTAGTGGGGCTTATGAAATTAAAGTCAATTATTGGGCTCCATTTACGAACAGCGGGCAAGGTTTCCACGATGCCGGCTGGCGGACAAATTGGTCAAGCAATGCCTTTCTTACGAAAGGATCCGGAGGCTGCGTCAACATACCGTCTAGTGTTATGAAAACCGTGTTTGATAATCTCAGTACTTACGAGCCGGTTGTCATTTATTAA